From Geminocystis sp. M7585_C2015_104, a single genomic window includes:
- the rnc gene encoding ribonuclease III codes for MKVLKDPRRKTELKRLLHKLGVQDVSSVNWHLLDLALTHPSISQTANYEQLEFIGDAVIRLCCAEFLWETYPHLPVGEFAAIRSILVSDRFLAEVASRYGFELYLLATPCVKNDKWGRVSRLADCFEAVLGALYLSTKDMSLIRPWLDPILQEKALQVQADPARENYKDALQEWTQGKYKMLPTYKVIQNHSFQNENERFIAEVWLQDKLLGVGKGGTKKASQQAAARAAYDLIKSGQCLDLLPNKG; via the coding sequence GACGTATCCTCAGTCAATTGGCATCTTTTAGACTTAGCTCTTACTCACCCCAGCATCTCTCAAACAGCCAACTACGAACAGTTAGAATTCATTGGAGATGCTGTAATTCGTCTCTGTTGTGCGGAATTTCTCTGGGAAACCTATCCCCATCTTCCAGTAGGGGAATTTGCCGCCATTCGTTCTATCCTTGTAAGCGACCGCTTTTTGGCAGAGGTAGCCTCCAGATATGGGTTTGAGCTCTATTTGCTGGCAACCCCCTGTGTGAAAAACGATAAATGGGGCAGGGTTTCTCGTCTTGCCGACTGTTTCGAGGCTGTACTGGGCGCCCTTTATCTCAGCACCAAGGACATGAGTCTCATCAGACCATGGCTCGACCCCATTTTACAAGAGAAAGCCCTTCAGGTACAAGCCGATCCTGCCCGGGAAAACTATAAGGATGCACTACAAGAGTGGACTCAAGGTAAATACAAAATGCTTCCTACCTATAAAGTAATACAAAACCACTCCTTTCAAAATGAAAACGAGCGTTTTATAGCAGAAGTATGGCTGCAAGACAAATTGTTGGGGGTAGGCAAGGGAGGTACCAAAAAAGCCTCTCAACAAGCTGCCGCCCGCGCAGCCTATGATTTAATTAAAAGTGGACAGTGTCTGGACCTACTGCCCAATAAAGGGTAA